A single region of the Aureibacter tunicatorum genome encodes:
- a CDS encoding sigma-70 family RNA polymerase sigma factor, producing the protein MALKLFSNKEKTITDLNIISNIITGENLDATIKQLYQETYGMVENMILKNFGRSEDAEDIFQESLMVLMDNIESGKFQGNSTVKTYLYSICRNMWRDLLKKRSKFTLMDSFFDKNIEDEEKIDRMITYSENERIFEQAASSLGTSCFEILKSFYFEELSIPELLKKYSDKYTNEQVIRNKKSKCLKAMRSKLDKYPMIKEAYRDNLKTLQ; encoded by the coding sequence ATGGCTCTTAAATTATTCAGTAACAAAGAAAAAACGATTACTGATCTTAATATCATATCAAATATAATTACCGGTGAAAACTTGGATGCTACTATCAAGCAATTGTATCAAGAAACTTATGGAATGGTCGAAAATATGATCTTGAAAAACTTCGGAAGATCCGAAGATGCTGAAGATATATTTCAAGAATCGCTTATGGTACTTATGGATAATATCGAAAGTGGGAAATTTCAAGGAAACTCAACAGTAAAAACCTATTTATACTCTATATGTCGAAATATGTGGAGAGACTTATTGAAAAAAAGATCCAAATTCACTCTAATGGATTCATTTTTTGATAAAAACATTGAAGATGAAGAAAAAATTGACAGAATGATCACTTATTCTGAAAATGAACGAATATTTGAGCAAGCGGCATCAAGTTTAGGAACTTCCTGTTTTGAAATATTGAAGTCTTTCTATTTCGAGGAATTAAGCATTCCGGAGCTTTTAAAAAAGTATTCTGACAAATATACTAATGAGCAAGTGATCAGAAACAAAAAAAGCAAATGCCTCAAGGCTATGAGAAGTAAACTGGATAAATATCCGATGATTAAAGAAGCTTATAGAGATAATTTGAAAACATTACAATAA